In Equus asinus isolate D_3611 breed Donkey chromosome 13, EquAss-T2T_v2, whole genome shotgun sequence, one DNA window encodes the following:
- the LRRC46 gene encoding leucine-rich repeat-containing protein 46 encodes MPGANLAESPEERGVCITEALITKRNLAFPQDEDLSEKMFHTLAELQTVRLDREGITTIKNLEGLQNLHSLYLQANKIQRIENLACIPSLRFLSLAGNQIRQVENLLVLPYLQLLDLSENLIETLKLDEFPQSLLILNLTGNSCTNQDGYRELVTEALPLLLDLDGQRVSERWASDEEEKASGDEDEEFPELSSPFCSEQGFLKELEQEMSRHKEHRQQVALMEHLLRMETQPVLTDLPMLPGGPMAGDSSPSGIPREGKETPPKPASLPQVSSATKKPCPPVPRGQHSTVQARKGPRAATAPKAPLPGATSTTKTMTKRIKK; translated from the exons ATGCCTGGAG CTAATCTTGCCGAGAGTCCAGAGGAAAGGGGCGTGTGCATCACTGAAGCCCTTATCACTAAGCGGAATTTGGCCTTCCCTCAGGATGAGGATCTGTCAGAAAAGAT GTTTCACACTCTTGCTGAACTGCAGACTGTCCGCCTGGACCGGGAGGGGATTACCACCATCAAGAACCTAGAGGGCCTCCAGAATCTTCACAGCCTCTATCTGCAAGCG AATAAGATCCAGCGAATTGAGAACCTGGCCTGCATCCCCTCCTTGCG ATTCCTGTCTCTGGCAGGAAACCAAATCAGGCAGGTGGAAAACCTCCTTGTCCTCCCGTACCTCCAGTTGCTGGACCTTTCTGAGAACCTGATAGAAACCCTGAAGCTGG ATGAGTTCCCCCAGAGCCTTCTCATCCTCAACCTCACTGGAAACAGCTGCACCAACCAGGATGGCTACAG GGAGCTGGTGACAGAAGCTCTGCCACTGCTCCTGGACCTGGATGGGCAGCGTGTGTCAGAGCGCTGGGCCTCGGACGAAGAGGAGAAAGCCTCAGGCGATGAGGACGAGGAGTTCCCGGAGCTGAGCAGCCCGTTCTGCTCAGAGCAAG GCTTCCTCAAGGAGCTGGAGCAGGAGATGAGCAGGCACAAGGAGCACAGGCAGCAGGTGGCCCTGATGGAGCACCTTCTGAGGATGGAGACACAGCCGGTGCTCACTGACCTCCCCATGCTGCCTGGGGGGCCCATGGCTGGGGACAGCAGCCCTTCTGGCAttcccagggaggggaaggagacacCCCCCAAGCCTGCCTCCTTACCTCAAGTCTCCTCTGCCACCAAGAAACCGTGCCCTCCGGTTCCCAGGGGCCAGCACAGCACTGTCCAGGCAAGGAAGGGGCCCAGAGCAGCCACAGCCCCTAAGGCCCCTCTGCCCGGAGCCACCAGCACAACCAAAACTATGACCAAAAGAATCAAGAAATGA
- the SCRN2 gene encoding secernin-2 isoform X1 — MASSNPDAPCSCDCFVSVPPASAIPAVIFAKNSDRPRDEVQEVVFMPAETHVPGSRLQCTYIEVEQVSKTHAVILSRPSWLWGAEMGANEHGVCIGNEAVWTKEPVGEGEALLGMDLLRLALERSSSAQEALHVITGLLERYGQGGSCREDPMPFCYHNTFLLADRTEAWVLETAGRLWAAHRIQEGARNISNQLSIGTDISAEHPELRTHAQAQGWWGGQSTFDFAQVFSLTQQPVRMEAAKARFRAGRELLQQQQGGITAEVMMGILRNKESGICMDSGGFRTTASMVSILPRDPTQPCVHFLTATPDPSRSVFKPFIFGVGAAQAPQVLSPTFGAQDPARTLPRFQTQVDRRHILYRGHQVALGLMESEQGQGQQLRQKQRDLEQEGLEAAQALLAGEWAPPPQELGGLFQAFVERESRVYA; from the exons ATGGCATCATCCAACCCTGACGCCCCATGTTCCTGCGACTGCTTTGTCTCGGTGCCCCCTGCCTCGGCCATCCCAGCTGTGATCTTTGCCAAGAACTCAGACAGACCCCGGGACGAAGTGCAGGAGGTGGTGTTTATGCCAGCAGAAACTCATGTTCCTGGGAGCCGGCTCCAG TGCACCTACATTGAGGTGGAACAGGTGTCGAAGACCCACGCTGTGATCCTGAGCCGCCCTTCTTGGCTGTGGGGGGCTGAGATGGGCGCCAACGAGCATGGTGTTTGCATTGGCAACGAGGCTGTGTGGACCAAGGAGCCAGTTGGGGAGGGGGAAGCCCTACTGGGCATGGATCTGCTCAG GCTGGCTTTAGAACGGAGCAGCTCAGCCCAGGAGGCCTTGCACGTGATCACAGGCTTGCTGGAGCGCTACGGGCAAGGGGGCAGCTGCCGAGAGGACCCCATGCCATTCTGCTACCACAACACCTTCCTGCTGGCCGACCGGACCGAGGCGTGGGTGCTGGAGACGGCGGGGAGGCTGTGGGCTGCACACAGGATCCAGG AGGGGGCCCGCAACATCTCCAACCAACTGAGCATCGGCACGGACATCTCTGCAGAGCACCCCGAGCTTCGGACCCAcgcccaggcccagggctggtgGGGTGGGCAGAGCACCTTTGACTTCGCTCAGGTCTTCTCCCTGACCCAGCAGCCTGTGCGCATGGAGGCCGCCAAGGCCCGCTTCCGGGCTGGGCGGGAGCTGCTGCAGCAACAGCAAG GGGGCATCACGGCCGAGGTGATGATGGGCATCCTCAGGAACAAGGAGAGCGGCATCTGTATGGACTCCGGAGGCTTCCGCACCACGGCCAGCATGGTGTCCATCCTGCCCCGGGATCCCACACAGCCCTGCGTCCACTTCCTCACTGCCACGCCAGACCCGTCCAG GTCAGTGTTCAAACCTTTCATCTTTGGGGTGGGGGCGGCCCAGGCCCCCCAGGTGCTCTCGCCCACTTTTGGAGCACAGGACCCTGCTCGGACCCTGCCCCGATTCCAGACTCAGGTGGATCGCCGGCACATTCTCTACCGTGGACACCAGGTGGCCCTGGGGCTGATGGAGAGTGAGCAG GGTCAGGGGCAGCAGCTCCGGCAGAAGCAGCGGGACCTGGAGCAGGAAGGCCTGGAGGCTGCGCAGGCGCTGCTGGCTGGGGAGTGGGCCCCACCGCCCCAGGAGCTGGGCGGCCTCTTCCAGGCCTTTGTGGAGAGGGAGAGCCGGGTGTACGCCTGA
- the SCRN2 gene encoding secernin-2 isoform X2 — MVFALATRLCGPRSQLGRGKPYWAWICSGADPALSHLFNTPDLWGLSTDPGHPPLPQAWAAGFPFRPPCPHQGGCSCPPSPGPISTARLALERSSSAQEALHVITGLLERYGQGGSCREDPMPFCYHNTFLLADRTEAWVLETAGRLWAAHRIQEGARNISNQLSIGTDISAEHPELRTHAQAQGWWGGQSTFDFAQVFSLTQQPVRMEAAKARFRAGRELLQQQQGGITAEVMMGILRNKESGICMDSGGFRTTASMVSILPRDPTQPCVHFLTATPDPSRSVFKPFIFGVGAAQAPQVLSPTFGAQDPARTLPRFQTQVDRRHILYRGHQVALGLMESEQGQGQQLRQKQRDLEQEGLEAAQALLAGEWAPPPQELGGLFQAFVERESRVYA, encoded by the exons ATGGTGTTTGCATTGGCAACGAGGCTGTGTGGACCAAGGAGCCAGTTGGGGAGGGGGAAGCCCTACTGGGCATGGATCTGCTCAGGTGCGGACCCTGCCCTCTCTCATCTTTTCAACACGCCGGACCTCTGGGGGCTGAGTACCGACCCaggccatcctcccctcccccaagcctgGGCAGCAGGGTTTCCTTTCCGCCCACCATGCCCCCACCAGGGAGGCTGCTCCTGCCCGCCTTCTCCTGGCCCCATCTCCACAGCCAG GCTGGCTTTAGAACGGAGCAGCTCAGCCCAGGAGGCCTTGCACGTGATCACAGGCTTGCTGGAGCGCTACGGGCAAGGGGGCAGCTGCCGAGAGGACCCCATGCCATTCTGCTACCACAACACCTTCCTGCTGGCCGACCGGACCGAGGCGTGGGTGCTGGAGACGGCGGGGAGGCTGTGGGCTGCACACAGGATCCAGG AGGGGGCCCGCAACATCTCCAACCAACTGAGCATCGGCACGGACATCTCTGCAGAGCACCCCGAGCTTCGGACCCAcgcccaggcccagggctggtgGGGTGGGCAGAGCACCTTTGACTTCGCTCAGGTCTTCTCCCTGACCCAGCAGCCTGTGCGCATGGAGGCCGCCAAGGCCCGCTTCCGGGCTGGGCGGGAGCTGCTGCAGCAACAGCAAG GGGGCATCACGGCCGAGGTGATGATGGGCATCCTCAGGAACAAGGAGAGCGGCATCTGTATGGACTCCGGAGGCTTCCGCACCACGGCCAGCATGGTGTCCATCCTGCCCCGGGATCCCACACAGCCCTGCGTCCACTTCCTCACTGCCACGCCAGACCCGTCCAG GTCAGTGTTCAAACCTTTCATCTTTGGGGTGGGGGCGGCCCAGGCCCCCCAGGTGCTCTCGCCCACTTTTGGAGCACAGGACCCTGCTCGGACCCTGCCCCGATTCCAGACTCAGGTGGATCGCCGGCACATTCTCTACCGTGGACACCAGGTGGCCCTGGGGCTGATGGAGAGTGAGCAG GGTCAGGGGCAGCAGCTCCGGCAGAAGCAGCGGGACCTGGAGCAGGAAGGCCTGGAGGCTGCGCAGGCGCTGCTGGCTGGGGAGTGGGCCCCACCGCCCCAGGAGCTGGGCGGCCTCTTCCAGGCCTTTGTGGAGAGGGAGAGCCGGGTGTACGCCTGA